CTACAGAATCAAACATCATCATGATCTCAGGCTTcaaaaaaactgagcaaaacTAAACAAGTGAACTGAGGTGAAGCGCAGGTGAACATTTACCGAGCTGACGCTATTTCTTCATGTACAGCAGGTTATAAGGATTTTAATACTTGATATCAAAGCAAATAGTCCCAAAAATATAACTGGTAGTAAAAGATATTTGTACAAATCCATACATAACATGATACTGAAAGGCATGAATATTAACATATTACAGTCTCAGACTCCTTTCGCAGTTGGGATTAACATTATTTTATCAGCAGTGCAAATATTTGTAGATGTTGCTCATCTACCCGATCAAACACAGAATCATTTCAAATGCACGAGTGTCTGTTTACTGTGGAGAAGAGCCACGATTCTCTGCCTGACCTCTTTTATTTGCAGCCCGTAGATAACAGCGTTAAGCGCCGGCAGGGCCACTTCGCCCAGAATGGCCGCCACCTTCCTGTGGTATGACAGCTGAGGGAAGCGGTGCAGGATGACGACGATGAAGGCCGACACCAGCAGCAGGACGTACACGGCCAGGTGGGTGGCGCAGGTCTGCAGCGCTTTGCGGTTCAGCACCTTGTTCTTACTGCGTATGCACACGGCGGCAATCTTCAGGTAGGTGAGGGTCACGCTGCAGATGGACGAGCCCAGCAGCACCACCGTGTTGCCGAGCCCGTACACCTGATTGATGACCACGCTCTCGCAGGACAGCTTGAACAAGGAGGCGTGGTCGCAGAACAGGTTGGATATAACCCGCCTGCAGCGGGACAGGCGGATGGTGAGGCCCAGGAGGATCGCCACAAGCACCAAGGCCGATCCCCAGGCTGCGACCGACAGCTTCACCACCATCCGGTTGGTCATGATGGTGGCGTAGCGAAGGGGGTTGCAGATGGCCACGTACCGGTCAAACGCCATGATCATGAGCACCGTGTGAGAGGTGGTCCCATAGAGGTGAACGCAGAAGGCCTGAACCACACAGTCGATGTAGTGAATGTACAAGTCGGAGTTCGATGTGAAAATATCTCTGAGGACACGCGGGATGATGATCGAGGCCCCGAACACGTCGTTAACACTCATGTTGCAGAAGAGCAGGTACATGGGCTGCTGGAGGCTCTTGCTCCGGGAGATCAGCAGCACCAGGCCCATGTTGGACACCATGATGAAGCCGTACAtgaggagaaggaagatgaaGGCTGCGATGGAAGACTGGGCGTTGACCTTTAAtccctccagcagcaggatATTTGTGTGTAAACTCTGGTTTTCCATATCTCAGGGC
The sequence above is a segment of the Scophthalmus maximus strain ysfricsl-2021 chromosome 2, ASM2237912v1, whole genome shotgun sequence genome. Coding sequences within it:
- the LOC118300262 gene encoding olfactory receptor 52D1-like, coding for MENQSLHTNILLLEGLKVNAQSSIAAFIFLLLMYGFIMVSNMGLVLLISRSKSLQQPMYLLFCNMSVNDVFGASIIIPRVLRDIFTSNSDLYIHYIDCVVQAFCVHLYGTTSHTVLMIMAFDRYVAICNPLRYATIMTNRMVVKLSVAAWGSALVLVAILLGLTIRLSRCRRVISNLFCDHASLFKLSCESVVINQVYGLGNTVVLLGSSICSVTLTYLKIAAVCIRSKNKVLNRKALQTCATHLAVYVLLLVSAFIVVILHRFPQLSYHRKVAAILGEVALPALNAVIYGLQIKEVRQRIVALLHSKQTLVHLK